From the genome of Primulina eburnea isolate SZY01 chromosome 12, ASM2296580v1, whole genome shotgun sequence, one region includes:
- the LOC140806757 gene encoding uncharacterized protein, giving the protein MAQLREVREHLNISAGVDVFKDGHLYQLMLRKELETLNRIASSHSFCKTSSSALAIWLRMWIADVEEKYENKYLMDTSLANGALRPPAPKPHVQQQFRPRIEEKRWLQVNPLGVALGVATPGRNICKNSVCLNSTTSGNLSGDDGSETEYEELTLESVQKLYEELFEDWTKRNKLNSNLMKENAELKSMAKENVELKAVVAKLEVLLSKKDLELGKTKEDLQKATETLSKFNSSTSKLESILLMGRDEKKGLGFKDSVFEIGESSKSTIFVKGKDDTSPQPQSKSPIKSSSSKRQPAALISKKRKRRYICHYCFKPGHIRPYCFKLRDDRMNQKSSQMLPRMLSNTFRNTSHHRPTVRQIWVPKLKTHCNVVYTSLKTNTAGHWYFDSGSSRHMTGSREHLIDYVEQKCGRVTYGGGAKGKIVGKGTLNVERLPKLHNVLHVEGLNSNLISISQLCDDNLLVKFDKHTCEVFDETNLCIMTGTRSSDNFYQIGEELSCKHAEVSELDLWHQKLGHASFKTMKNLSKYDAVRDLKKKTAEDDVDEFLEIPISLENADVAPDVATSDTTPDTEVTEAADETNNDDDAVDDGQNIPSKIQKNHP; this is encoded by the exons ATGGCACAGCTGAGAGAAGTGCGGGAGCACTTAAACATTTCTGCGGGGGTGGACGTCTTCAAAGATGGTCATCTCTACCAGCTGATGCTTCGAAAGGAGTTGGAGACTCTTAATCGCATAGCTTCTTCGCACAGCTTCTGCAAGAcatcttcctcagctctagctatTTGGTTGAGGATGTGGATAGCTGATGTAGAAGAAAAGTATGAAAAT aaatatTTAATGGACACATCACTTGCAAACGGAGCACTTCGACCACCAGCTCCTAAACCTCATGTCCAACAACAGTTTCGACCAAGGATTGAAGAAAAACGCTGGTTGCAAGTGAATCCTTTAGGTGTTGCCCTCGGTGTTGCCACACCTGGCCGCAACATCTGCAAAAATTCAGTATGTTTGAACTCCACAACTTCTGGAAATTTAAGTGGGGATGATGGATCAGAGACTGAATATGAAGAACTCACTCTTGAGAGTGTGCAAAAGCTTTATGAAGAGCTGTTTGAAGATTGGACCAAGAGAAACAAGTTGAACTCAAATCTCATGAAAGAAAATGCCGAACTGAAATCAATGGCGAAAGAAAACGTTGAACTAAAAGCCGTAGTTGCCAAACTTGAAGTACTTTTGAGCAAAAAGGATTTGGAACTTGGTAAGACCAAAGAAGATCTTCAAAAGGCAACAGAAACTTTGTCCAAATTCAATTCAAGCACATCCAAGCTTGAATCCATACTTTTGATGGGAAGAGATGAGAAGAAAGGCTTAGGCTTCAAAGACAGTGTGTTTGAGATTGGTGAATCTTCCAAGTCGACTATCTTTGTGAAGGGAAAGGATGATACATCTCCACAACCACAGTCCAAGTCACCAATCAAAAGCTCTTCATCAAAAAGACAACCTGCTGCACTAATTTCTAAGAAACGAAAACGCAGGTATATATGTCATTACTGCTTTAAGCCtggtcatatcaggccctactgTTTTAAACTCAGGGATGATCGCATGAATCAAAAGTCGAGCCAGATGTTGCCCCGAATGTTGTCCAACACTTTCCGCAACACCTCCCACCATCGACCTACAGTAAGACAAATTTGGGTACCAAAGTTAAAAACTCACTGTAAtgttgtctatacgtcattgaAAACTAACACTGCAGGTCattggtactttgatagtggaagctcacgccacatgacaggttcaAGAGAACATCTCATTGATTATGTTGAACAAAAATGTGGTAGAGTAACATATGGAGGGGGAGCTAAAGGAAAAATTGTTGGAAAGGgtactttgaatgttgaaagaCTGCCAAAGCTCCACAATGTGCTTCATGTCGAaggattaaattcaaatttgataagcataagccaattgtgtgatgataatttgcttgtcaagtttgataaacatacttgtgaagtttttgatgaaactaacttGTGCATTATGACAGGTACAAGGTCTTCGGACAATTTCTACCAAATAGGTGAAGAgctttcatgcaaacatgcagAAGTTAGTGAACTCGacctatggcatcaaaaacttgGACATGCTAGTTTCAAAACCATGAAGAATTTGAGTAAGTACGATGCTGTACGAG ATTTGAAGAAGAAAACAGCTGAAGATGATGTGGATGAGTTTCTGGAAATTCCAATATCACTGGAAAATGCAGATGTTGCcccagatgttgcaacatctgaCACAACACCTGACACTGAAGTCACTGAAGCTGCGGACGAAACGAATAATGATGATGATGCAGTAGATGATGGACAGAATATTCCAAGTAAAATTCAGAAAAACCATCCATAA